A single region of the Oculatellaceae cyanobacterium genome encodes:
- a CDS encoding phycobilisome rod-core linker polypeptide — protein sequence MALPLLEYKPTTQNQRVSSFGKADQNEDTPYIYRLEDVNSAIEMKQLTWAAYRQIFSEHETLKFNRQITLESQLANGVLSVRDFIRELTKSPRFYDIVVSVNDNYRLVEICLKRLLGREPYNQDEKIAWSIKIGTLGFHGFVDALVDSEEYTQAFGDYTVPYQRKRMEARPFNLVTPRYGESYREVAGTTKTDWRFTVEKYYGRKFQERQLAEGDPRKFRDLAASLNPKVNYAQRISSFDIDYLSRVPNRGK from the coding sequence ATGGCATTGCCGTTGCTTGAATACAAACCTACAACTCAAAACCAACGGGTTAGTAGCTTTGGAAAAGCTGACCAAAACGAAGATACGCCTTATATCTATCGCTTGGAGGATGTCAACTCTGCGATCGAGATGAAGCAGCTAACTTGGGCAGCTTATCGCCAAATTTTCAGCGAGCATGAAACACTCAAATTCAACCGTCAAATTACCTTAGAAAGTCAACTAGCAAATGGAGTCCTTTCTGTTCGTGACTTCATCCGCGAACTGACTAAATCACCTCGGTTTTATGACATAGTTGTTTCCGTTAACGATAACTATCGCTTAGTAGAAATTTGCCTCAAGCGTCTATTAGGTCGTGAGCCATATAACCAAGATGAAAAGATTGCTTGGTCAATTAAGATTGGTACTTTGGGCTTTCATGGCTTTGTAGATGCCTTGGTTGACAGCGAAGAGTATACTCAAGCATTTGGTGATTATACTGTTCCATACCAGCGCAAGCGGATGGAAGCTCGTCCTTTCAATCTTGTCACACCTCGCTATGGTGAATCTTATCGTGAGGTTGCTGGCACAACCAAGACAGATTGGCGCTTCACAGTGGAGAAATACTACGGACGCAAGTTCCAAGAACGCCAACTGGCAGAAGGAGATCCCCGCAAATTCCGTGATTTGGCAGCATCGCTTAATCCCAAGGTTAACTATGCTCAAAGGATTTCTTCTTTTGACATTGATTACCTCAGCAGAGTTCCTAATCGCGGCAAATAG
- the prmA gene encoding 50S ribosomal protein L11 methyltransferase — MANSWWEIEILSDPGLEESIFWRLEKFGCRGMSSELKKHSQLVRAYVPEIQAQLLDLAALALWLRQDALIAGMPLPATQWHLIDEEDWATNWKQYWQPQEIGDRFLIYPAWLPTPEPSERKILRLDPGMAFGTGTHQTTQLCLEALEMRLGSDANNQVIADLGCGSGILSIGAVLLGAKKAYAVDTDPLAVLATVSNRELNNISEQQVLVEKGSIEKLIEIVKEPVDGLVCNILAEVIIDLIPEMSAIVKPSSWGIISGVILEQVKPVADTLEQHGWSVATLWRRQDWCCFNIRRSSS, encoded by the coding sequence ATGGCAAATAGTTGGTGGGAAATCGAAATTTTATCTGATCCAGGGCTAGAAGAATCGATATTCTGGCGGCTGGAAAAGTTTGGTTGTCGCGGAATGTCTAGTGAGTTGAAAAAACACTCTCAGCTAGTACGTGCTTATGTACCAGAAATTCAAGCGCAACTTTTGGATTTAGCAGCGTTAGCTTTATGGTTACGCCAAGATGCTTTAATAGCAGGTATGCCCCTACCAGCAACGCAGTGGCACTTAATTGATGAGGAAGACTGGGCAACTAATTGGAAGCAATATTGGCAACCTCAAGAAATTGGCGATCGCTTTTTAATTTATCCTGCTTGGTTACCAACTCCAGAACCTTCAGAACGTAAAATCTTACGTCTAGATCCTGGTATGGCTTTTGGCACAGGTACGCATCAAACTACTCAGTTATGTTTAGAAGCACTAGAAATGCGATTAGGTAGCGATGCTAATAATCAAGTAATAGCTGATCTTGGGTGCGGTTCTGGTATTCTTTCAATTGGTGCTGTGTTATTAGGTGCTAAAAAAGCTTATGCCGTAGATACTGATCCTTTAGCTGTATTAGCAACAGTAAGTAATCGAGAGCTAAATAATATTAGTGAACAGCAAGTTTTAGTCGAAAAAGGTAGTATAGAAAAATTAATAGAAATAGTAAAAGAACCAGTTGATGGTTTAGTTTGCAATATTTTAGCTGAAGTAATTATTGACTTAATTCCAGAAATGTCTGCGATCGTTAAACCGAGCAGTTGGGGCATTATTAGCGGTGTTATATTAGAGCAAGTTAAGCCTGTTGCCGATACGCTAGAACAGCATGGTTGGTCAGTCGCAACGCTCTGGCGACGGCAAGATTGGTGTTGTTTTAATATCCGCCGTTCTAGCAGTTAG